The following are encoded together in the Acidovorax sp. KKS102 genome:
- the phnK gene encoding phosphonate C-P lyase system protein PhnK: MNHPEPSAPLLSVRNVSKRYGDRVALQGASFDLWPGEVLAVVGESGSGKSTLLNAIAARSAPDEGTVQFRQRSGELQDIYAMTEAQQRLLARTDWGFVHQNAADGLRMDVSAGANVGERLMGLGERHYGRLRATAMEWLQRVEIDGARIDDAPRTFSGGMRQRLQIARNLVTQPRLVFMDEPTSGLDVSVQARLLDLLRQLTRQMQLAAIVVTHDLAVARLLAHRMVVMQRGRVVEAGLTDQVLDDPQHPYTQLLVSSVLQP, translated from the coding sequence ATGAATCACCCCGAACCTTCTGCGCCGCTGCTGAGCGTGCGGAACGTCAGCAAGCGCTATGGCGACCGCGTGGCGCTGCAAGGCGCATCCTTTGACCTGTGGCCCGGCGAGGTGCTGGCCGTGGTGGGCGAGTCGGGCTCCGGCAAGTCCACGCTGCTCAACGCCATTGCCGCGCGCAGCGCCCCGGACGAAGGCACGGTGCAGTTCCGACAGCGCAGTGGCGAGCTGCAGGACATCTATGCCATGACCGAAGCGCAGCAGCGTCTGCTGGCCCGCACCGACTGGGGCTTTGTGCACCAGAACGCTGCGGACGGACTGCGCATGGATGTGTCCGCCGGTGCCAATGTGGGCGAGCGCCTCATGGGCCTGGGCGAGCGCCACTACGGCCGCCTGCGCGCCACGGCCATGGAGTGGCTGCAGCGCGTGGAGATCGACGGGGCGCGCATCGACGACGCACCGCGCACGTTTTCGGGCGGCATGCGCCAGCGCCTGCAGATTGCGCGCAACCTCGTCACGCAGCCCCGCCTGGTGTTCATGGATGAGCCCACCTCGGGCCTCGATGTGTCGGTGCAAGCGCGCCTGCTGGACCTGCTGCGCCAGCTCACGCGGCAGATGCAGCTGGCGGCCATTGTGGTCACGCACGACCTGGCCGTGGCGCGCCTGCTGGCGCACCGCATGGTGGTCATGCAGCGCGGCCGTGTGGTCGAGGCGGGCCTGACCGACCAGGTGCTCGACGACCCGCAACACCCCTACACCCAGCTCCTCGTTTCTTCGGTACTGCAGCCATGA
- the phnC gene encoding phosphonate ABC transporter ATP-binding protein, giving the protein MTAALHIHQLNKHFANGKHALRDINLTVQRGEMVALIGASGSGKSTLLRHVAGLVVADASSDSLIEVDGRCVQQAGRIHSDIRKVRSQVGFVFQQFNLVDRLPVLMNVLVGLLHRTPWWRGWLRMFKPQERALALEALHRVGIAECHAQRASTLSGGQQQRAAIARTLVQGAKVVLADEPIASLDPESSRKVMDILARINREDRCTVIVSLHQVDVAIKYCPRVVALHHGQVVYDGPSAALTPALLRGLYGVQADEILSDASSAHPAPAHAPMPAPQWSPAMVQAA; this is encoded by the coding sequence ATGACTGCCGCACTGCACATCCACCAACTGAACAAGCATTTCGCCAACGGCAAACACGCCCTGCGCGACATCAATCTCACCGTACAGCGCGGCGAGATGGTGGCGCTGATTGGTGCCTCGGGCTCGGGAAAGTCCACCCTGCTGCGTCATGTGGCGGGCCTGGTGGTGGCCGATGCGTCCAGCGATTCGCTGATCGAGGTGGATGGCCGCTGCGTGCAGCAGGCGGGGCGCATTCACAGTGACATCCGCAAGGTGCGTTCGCAGGTGGGCTTTGTGTTTCAGCAGTTCAACCTGGTGGACCGCTTGCCCGTGCTGATGAACGTGCTGGTGGGCCTGCTGCACCGCACGCCCTGGTGGCGCGGCTGGCTGCGCATGTTCAAGCCGCAGGAGCGCGCGCTGGCGCTCGAAGCGTTGCACCGCGTGGGCATTGCCGAGTGCCATGCGCAGCGCGCATCCACCCTGTCAGGCGGGCAACAGCAGCGGGCGGCCATTGCCCGCACGCTGGTGCAGGGCGCCAAGGTGGTGCTGGCCGACGAACCCATCGCCTCGCTCGACCCCGAATCCTCCCGCAAGGTCATGGACATCCTGGCACGCATCAACCGCGAAGACCGTTGCACCGTCATCGTGTCGTTGCACCAAGTGGATGTGGCCATCAAGTATTGCCCGCGCGTGGTGGCCTTGCACCATGGACAGGTGGTGTACGACGGCCCGTCAGCCGCACTCACGCCCGCATTGCTGCGGGGCCTGTATGGCGTGCAGGCCGACGAAATCCTCTCGGATGCATCCAGCGCCCACCCTGCACCTGCGCATGCCCCCATGCCCGCGCCGCAGTGGTCGCCCGCCATGGTGCAGGCCGCTTGA
- a CDS encoding GNAT family N-acetyltransferase: MSPVHIREARQADLESVLALYAAIEDSSADVLTLEEAQAVWAQFARYPSYRLWVACDPAQHGAVVGTYALLVMHNLAHRGAPSAIVEDVVVAQDQQGRGIGRQMMAHAVQQAREAGCYKLALSSNARRKDAHAFYESLGFAQHGLSFVVETLT; the protein is encoded by the coding sequence ATGAGCCCCGTGCACATTCGCGAAGCCCGGCAGGCCGACCTGGAGAGCGTGCTGGCGCTGTATGCCGCCATTGAAGACAGCTCCGCCGACGTGCTGACGCTGGAAGAGGCACAGGCCGTGTGGGCGCAGTTTGCGCGCTACCCCAGCTACCGCCTGTGGGTGGCCTGCGACCCCGCGCAGCACGGCGCGGTGGTGGGCACCTATGCGCTGCTCGTCATGCACAACCTGGCGCACCGGGGCGCGCCCTCGGCCATCGTCGAAGACGTGGTGGTGGCACAGGACCAGCAGGGCCGTGGCATTGGCCGCCAGATGATGGCCCACGCCGTGCAGCAGGCGCGTGAGGCGGGCTGCTACAAGCTTGCGCTCTCGTCCAACGCCCGCCGCAAGGACGCGCATGCCTTCTATGAATCCCTGGGCTTTGCGCAGCATGGCCTGAGCTTTGTTGTCGAGACCCTCACATGA
- a CDS encoding alpha-D-ribose 1-methylphosphonate 5-triphosphate diphosphatase, whose product MTATVFKNARMVLPGEVVLGSLQVDAGRIASVDGGGTSALQGIDLGGDYLLPGLVEIHTDNFERHLMPRPKVQWAEMPALLAHDAEIAAAGITTVLDALGVGEADVDSLRGSAWNRVLDTIDTCTERNLLRADHHLHVRCELPAPNTIDLFEPFHGHPRLSLISLMDHTPGQRQWENIEQARTYYTGKKGWSAEKFERQVAHAATLQAQYAEPHRAYFVDYCRTHGISLASHDDTTVAHVEQAHAEGAAMSEFPTTLAAAQAAHECGLLTVMGGPNVVRGGSHSGNVAAADLARRGLLDILSSDYVPGSLLSAVMRLVQDDILPLPQAVATVTHNPAKAAGMLDRGALAPGLRADLVQVHMAELPDGGRQAVVRGVWREGQRVL is encoded by the coding sequence ATGACCGCGACCGTGTTCAAAAACGCCCGCATGGTGCTGCCGGGCGAAGTGGTGTTGGGCAGCCTGCAGGTGGATGCTGGGCGCATCGCGTCGGTGGACGGCGGTGGCACATCGGCGTTGCAGGGCATTGACCTGGGCGGCGACTACCTGCTTCCGGGCCTGGTGGAAATTCACACCGACAACTTCGAGCGCCACCTCATGCCGCGCCCCAAGGTGCAATGGGCCGAGATGCCCGCGCTGCTGGCGCACGACGCCGAGATTGCGGCCGCAGGCATCACCACGGTTCTGGACGCGCTGGGCGTGGGTGAGGCCGATGTGGACAGCTTGCGCGGCAGCGCCTGGAATCGCGTGCTCGACACCATCGACACCTGCACCGAGCGCAACCTGCTGAGGGCCGACCACCACCTGCATGTGCGCTGCGAGCTGCCCGCACCCAATACCATCGACCTGTTCGAGCCGTTTCACGGGCACCCGCGCCTGTCGTTGATCTCACTGATGGACCACACCCCAGGTCAGCGCCAGTGGGAGAACATCGAGCAGGCGCGCACCTACTACACCGGCAAGAAGGGCTGGAGCGCCGAGAAATTCGAGCGCCAGGTGGCGCACGCTGCCACGCTGCAGGCGCAGTACGCCGAGCCACACCGTGCGTACTTTGTGGATTACTGCCGCACGCACGGCATCTCGCTGGCCAGCCACGACGACACCACGGTGGCCCATGTGGAGCAGGCCCATGCCGAAGGGGCCGCGATGTCGGAGTTCCCGACCACACTGGCCGCAGCCCAGGCCGCGCACGAATGTGGCTTGCTCACCGTGATGGGCGGGCCCAACGTGGTGCGCGGTGGTTCGCATTCGGGCAACGTGGCGGCGGCCGACCTGGCGCGCAGGGGTCTCTTGGACATCCTCTCGTCCGACTATGTGCCCGGCAGTCTGCTGAGCGCGGTGATGCGGCTGGTGCAGGACGACATCCTGCCCTTGCCACAGGCTGTGGCCACCGTCACCCACAACCCTGCCAAGGCGGCGGGCATGCTGGACCGGGGCGCGCTGGCGCCCGGCCTGCGCGCCGACCTGGTGCAGGTGCACATGGCCGAGCTGCCCGATGGCGGTCGCCAGGCCGTGGTGCGTGGGGTGTGGCGTGAAGGGCAGCGGGTGCTGTAG
- the phnG gene encoding phosphonate C-P lyase system protein PhnG has translation MFQAFDNPGPGRPLGRAQWMALLARAPLGLLESALHEHATRPARWLRAPETGLMMVQGRAGGTGERFNLGEVTVTRCALRVADASDAAEATVGVAYVLGRSHRQVQLAALADALLQDPVQQPVLDAQLLEPIRTHLRTTQAERQARAASTKVDFFTVARESGTDNDEDTE, from the coding sequence ATGTTTCAAGCCTTTGACAACCCGGGGCCGGGCCGCCCCCTGGGCCGCGCGCAGTGGATGGCGCTGCTGGCCCGGGCGCCGCTGGGGCTGCTCGAATCTGCCTTGCATGAGCATGCCACGCGCCCCGCGCGCTGGCTGCGTGCGCCCGAGACCGGCTTGATGATGGTCCAGGGCCGCGCTGGCGGCACCGGTGAGCGCTTCAACCTGGGCGAGGTCACCGTCACCCGCTGCGCGCTGCGCGTGGCCGACGCATCGGACGCTGCCGAGGCCACTGTGGGCGTGGCCTACGTGCTGGGCCGATCGCACCGCCAGGTGCAACTCGCGGCCCTGGCCGATGCGCTGCTGCAAGACCCTGTTCAGCAACCGGTGCTGGACGCACAACTGCTCGAACCCATCCGCACCCACCTGCGCACCACCCAGGCCGAGCGCCAGGCGCGGGCCGCCAGCACCAAGGTGGACTTTTTCACCGTGGCGCGCGAGAGCGGTACCGACAACGACGAGGACACCGAATGA
- the phnD gene encoding phosphonate ABC transporter substrate-binding protein: MFKKLCAALTLGLGLTTGALAQDINFGMISTEATQNLKADWQPLLDDMAKQTGLKINAFFASDYAGLIEAMRFNKMQVAWLGNKSAMEAVDRANGEVFAQMVNADGTQGYYSHLIVHKDSPLASLDDVLKNGKALSFGNGDPNSTSGFLVPGYYAFAQNKIDAKTHFKITRSANHETNALAVANKQVDVATNNSENLEKIKERQPEKFKDIKIVWTSPLIPLDPLVMRKDLPEATKTKIRNFFYNYAKTDAREKEIVMKISKLSGFKPSTNAQLTPIRQLDLFGKRNKIEADATLADADKKTRLAEIDQQLASLK; this comes from the coding sequence ATGTTCAAGAAACTGTGTGCTGCCCTGACACTCGGGCTGGGATTGACCACGGGCGCGCTGGCCCAGGACATCAACTTCGGCATGATCTCGACCGAGGCCACGCAAAACCTCAAGGCCGACTGGCAGCCGCTGCTGGACGACATGGCCAAGCAGACGGGCCTGAAGATCAACGCCTTCTTTGCGTCCGACTACGCGGGCCTGATCGAAGCCATGCGCTTCAACAAGATGCAGGTGGCCTGGCTGGGCAACAAGTCGGCCATGGAAGCCGTGGACCGCGCCAACGGCGAAGTCTTTGCACAAATGGTGAATGCCGACGGCACCCAGGGCTACTACTCGCACCTCATCGTGCACAAGGACAGCCCCCTGGCCAGCCTGGACGACGTGCTCAAGAACGGCAAGGCGCTGAGCTTTGGCAATGGCGACCCCAACTCCACCTCGGGCTTCCTGGTGCCCGGCTACTACGCGTTTGCGCAGAACAAGATCGACGCGAAGACGCACTTCAAGATCACGCGCAGCGCCAACCACGAGACCAACGCGCTGGCCGTGGCCAACAAGCAGGTGGATGTGGCCACCAACAACAGCGAAAACCTGGAAAAGATCAAGGAACGCCAGCCCGAGAAGTTCAAGGACATCAAGATCGTCTGGACCTCGCCCCTGATTCCGCTGGACCCGCTGGTGATGCGCAAGGACCTGCCCGAGGCCACCAAGACCAAGATCCGCAACTTCTTCTACAACTACGCCAAGACCGATGCGCGTGAGAAGGAGATCGTGATGAAGATCTCCAAGCTGTCGGGCTTCAAGCCCTCGACCAACGCCCAGCTCACGCCCATCCGTCAGCTCGACCTGTTCGGCAAGCGCAACAAGATCGAGGCCGACGCCACCTTGGCCGATGCCGACAAGAAGACCCGCCTGGCCGAGATCGACCAGCAGCTGGCGTCGCTCAAGTAA
- the phnL gene encoding phosphonate C-P lyase system protein PhnL, whose amino-acid sequence MNQPPSIAPILQMQGVAKRFTLHHQNGIELPVLAQVDLAVQPGECVVLDGPSGMGKSTLLKMIYANYRANAGRITVRSADGTVVDVTQATPRALVQLRRDTVGYVSQFLRVIPRVSALDVVAEPLAEDAGDDPAGIEAARQEARRWLTRLRIPERLWHLPPATFSGGEQQRINIARNMIKPKPLLLLDEPTASLDAANTETVIAMIREAVARGAALVGIFHDAQVGAAVATRRVNVGDFRGVSA is encoded by the coding sequence ATGAACCAGCCTCCTTCCATTGCGCCCATCCTCCAGATGCAAGGGGTGGCCAAGCGCTTCACCCTGCACCACCAGAACGGCATCGAACTGCCCGTGCTCGCCCAGGTGGACCTGGCCGTGCAGCCGGGCGAGTGCGTGGTGCTTGACGGCCCCTCGGGCATGGGCAAGAGCACGCTGCTCAAGATGATCTACGCCAACTACCGGGCCAATGCCGGCCGCATCACCGTGCGGTCGGCCGATGGCACCGTGGTGGACGTGACGCAGGCCACGCCGCGTGCGCTGGTGCAGCTGCGCCGCGACACCGTGGGCTATGTGAGCCAGTTCCTGCGGGTCATCCCGCGTGTGTCGGCCCTGGATGTGGTGGCCGAGCCGCTGGCCGAAGACGCGGGCGACGACCCTGCGGGCATCGAGGCCGCGCGCCAGGAAGCGCGCCGGTGGCTGACCCGCCTGCGCATTCCCGAGCGGCTGTGGCACCTGCCGCCCGCCACGTTCTCCGGTGGCGAGCAGCAGCGCATCAACATCGCCCGCAACATGATCAAGCCCAAGCCGCTGTTGTTGCTGGACGAGCCGACTGCATCGCTCGACGCGGCCAACACCGAGACCGTGATTGCCATGATCCGCGAAGCCGTGGCGCGCGGCGCGGCCCTGGTGGGCATTTTTCACGACGCGCAGGTGGGTGCCGCTGTGGCCACGCGCCGCGTGAATGTGGGTGACTTCCGGGGGGTATCGGCATGA
- the phnH gene encoding phosphonate C-P lyase system protein PhnH, producing MSKNPVTPLASLGAGFSNEAFGSQAVFRAVLQALSHPGRTVAVEHDAQTPAVGHAASAAVLLALLDSDCTLWLSPRLAASDAGAWLRFHTGCTLVSEAAQARFVWVAQGDVVPPLDSLELGTDIYPDQSATCVVDVLRARATTTDSEGAWYLRGPGIQEVAALQLGGLPDDFETQWAANQAMFPRGVDLLLATADHIVGLPRTTRATRGATALQEA from the coding sequence ATGAGCAAGAACCCAGTGACCCCTTTGGCATCTCTGGGTGCCGGATTCTCGAACGAAGCCTTTGGTAGCCAGGCGGTGTTTCGGGCCGTGTTGCAGGCGCTGTCGCACCCCGGACGCACGGTGGCCGTGGAACACGACGCGCAGACTCCCGCCGTGGGGCATGCCGCATCGGCGGCCGTGCTGCTGGCGCTGCTCGACAGTGACTGCACGCTGTGGCTTTCGCCGCGCCTGGCCGCCAGCGATGCGGGTGCGTGGCTGCGCTTTCACACGGGCTGCACCTTGGTGAGCGAGGCGGCTCAGGCTCGCTTTGTGTGGGTGGCGCAAGGCGACGTGGTACCGCCCCTCGACAGTCTCGAACTGGGTACCGACATCTACCCCGACCAGTCCGCGACGTGCGTGGTCGATGTCCTGCGCGCCAGGGCCACCACGACAGATTCCGAAGGTGCTTGGTACTTGCGCGGCCCCGGCATCCAGGAGGTGGCGGCCTTGCAGTTGGGCGGCTTGCCCGACGACTTCGAGACCCAGTGGGCGGCCAACCAGGCAATGTTTCCGCGCGGGGTGGACTTGTTGCTGGCCACTGCAGACCACATCGTGGGTCTGCCACGCACCACGCGGGCAACGCGCGGTGCCACTGCTCTTCAGGAGGCTTGA
- a CDS encoding carbon-phosphorus lyase complex subunit PhnI, which produces MYVAVKGGEAAILNSYQLLARQRRGDVAQPELSVPQIRQQLKLAVDRVMTEGSVYDPELAALAIKQAAGDLVEAIFLLRAYRATLPRLGTTCPLDTSRMALDRRISATFKDLPGGQVLGPTYDYTQRLLDFKLLAEGTVTPPAAVAAAVPPGPTPRVVDLLNQEGLIETRPVPPGDPAPTDLTREPLRFPANRATRLQNLARGDEGFLLAMAYSTQRGYSHSHPFVGEVRLGTVAVEIVPEELGFAIDIGDIEITECEMVNQFAGSKSQPPQFTRGYGLAFGHSERKAMAMSLVDRALRADELGEPVESPAQMQEFVLGHSDSLEASGFVQHLKLPHYVDFQSELELVRKMRAAAAQPSTPIDEDAA; this is translated from the coding sequence ATGTACGTAGCCGTCAAAGGCGGAGAAGCCGCCATTCTCAACAGCTACCAGCTGCTGGCGCGCCAGCGCCGGGGCGATGTAGCACAGCCCGAACTCTCGGTGCCGCAGATCCGCCAGCAGCTCAAGCTGGCGGTGGACCGCGTCATGACCGAGGGTTCGGTCTACGACCCCGAACTCGCCGCGCTGGCCATCAAGCAAGCGGCGGGCGACCTGGTGGAAGCCATCTTTTTGCTGCGCGCCTACCGAGCCACGCTGCCGCGCCTGGGCACCACCTGCCCGCTGGACACCAGCCGCATGGCGCTGGACCGGCGCATCTCCGCCACCTTCAAGGACCTGCCCGGCGGGCAGGTGTTGGGCCCCACGTACGACTACACGCAGCGACTGCTGGACTTCAAGCTGCTGGCCGAAGGTACGGTGACGCCACCTGCCGCTGTGGCTGCTGCGGTGCCACCCGGCCCCACGCCGCGTGTGGTGGATCTGCTCAACCAGGAAGGCTTGATCGAAACCCGCCCCGTCCCCCCAGGCGACCCCGCGCCCACCGATCTGACCCGCGAGCCGCTGCGCTTCCCCGCCAACCGGGCCACGCGCCTGCAAAACCTGGCGCGCGGCGACGAGGGCTTCCTGCTTGCCATGGCGTACTCCACGCAGCGCGGCTACTCACACTCGCACCCGTTTGTGGGCGAGGTGCGCCTGGGCACGGTGGCGGTGGAGATCGTGCCGGAAGAGCTGGGCTTTGCCATCGACATCGGCGACATCGAGATCACTGAGTGCGAGATGGTGAACCAGTTTGCCGGCAGCAAGAGCCAGCCGCCGCAGTTCACGCGTGGCTACGGCCTGGCGTTCGGCCACAGCGAGCGCAAGGCCATGGCCATGAGCCTGGTGGACCGCGCCCTGCGTGCCGACGAGCTGGGCGAGCCCGTCGAGTCCCCCGCGCAGATGCAGGAGTTTGTGCTGGGCCACAGCGACAGCCTGGAGGCCTCGGGCTTCGTGCAGCACTTGAAGCTGCCGCACTACGTGGACTTTCAGTCCGAACTGGAGCTGGTGCGCAAGATGCGCGCCGCTGCCGCCCAACCCTCAACCCCTATCGATGAGGACGCCGCATGA
- the phnE gene encoding phosphonate ABC transporter, permease protein PhnE has translation MSSTLNPSLATLASTTSPKRSLARYLSWGILLVLLAASWQGADMRPLALWNDSGNMVSYAAEFFPPNFAQWQIYVQEMLVTLQIALWGTALAVITAVPLALLASSNIVPWWVYQPVRRVLDACRAINEMVFAMLFVVAVGLGPFAGVLALWIHTSGTLAKLFSEAVEAIDPQPVEGIRSTGASALHEIIYGVIPQVMPLWISYTLYRFEANVRSASVVGMVGAGGIGVVLWEIIRGFQYAETCAVMLIIVVTVSVIDLVSARIRKALV, from the coding sequence ATGTCCTCAACATTGAATCCATCTCTGGCCACGCTGGCCAGCACCACGTCGCCCAAGCGCAGCCTGGCCAGGTATCTGTCGTGGGGCATCCTGCTGGTGTTGCTGGCCGCGTCCTGGCAAGGTGCCGACATGCGCCCGCTGGCCCTGTGGAACGACTCGGGCAACATGGTCAGCTACGCAGCGGAGTTCTTTCCTCCCAATTTTGCGCAGTGGCAAATCTATGTGCAGGAGATGCTGGTCACGCTGCAGATCGCGCTGTGGGGCACGGCACTCGCCGTGATCACCGCCGTGCCGCTGGCGCTGCTGGCCTCGTCCAACATCGTGCCCTGGTGGGTGTACCAGCCGGTGCGCCGCGTACTCGACGCGTGCCGCGCCATCAACGAAATGGTGTTTGCCATGCTGTTCGTGGTGGCCGTGGGCCTGGGGCCGTTTGCGGGCGTGCTGGCGCTGTGGATCCACACCTCGGGCACACTGGCCAAGCTGTTTTCTGAAGCCGTGGAGGCGATTGACCCGCAGCCCGTGGAGGGCATCCGCTCCACCGGCGCGAGCGCGCTGCACGAGATCATCTACGGCGTGATCCCGCAGGTGATGCCGCTGTGGATCTCGTACACGCTGTACCGCTTTGAAGCCAACGTGCGTTCGGCCTCGGTCGTGGGCATGGTCGGCGCAGGCGGCATTGGCGTGGTGCTGTGGGAAATCATTCGCGGCTTTCAGTACGCCGAGACCTGCGCGGTGATGCTCATCATCGTGGTGACGGTGAGCGTGATTGACCTGGTCTCTGCGCGTATTCGTAAAGCGTTGGTCTGA
- the phnF gene encoding phosphonate metabolism transcriptional regulator PhnF yields MTASTTSLPPPLQAPNAPPLRPARDSFWTRIAAELAEAIGSGVYPPGQRLPSEHALAEQFGVNRHTIRRSLASLCSQGLVRITQGSGTYVEDFAVDLVLGKRTRHQQGLAQAGLRGSLVVLQAQTTRATVALAKALQVPARSPLLALRVRGDAEGQPLHISERYFPLPRFENLAAVVRETGSITAGFTAHGVADYTRRESRITAELPSPEVAAQLRQPTSRPVLQVESLNVDLAGTPIEWARAWFAGDRVKLTIDHNEHA; encoded by the coding sequence ATGACAGCCAGCACCACTTCTCTCCCGCCTCCTTTGCAGGCCCCAAATGCACCCCCACTGCGCCCTGCGCGCGACAGTTTCTGGACGCGGATTGCCGCTGAGCTGGCCGAGGCCATCGGCAGCGGCGTCTACCCGCCCGGCCAGCGCCTGCCTTCGGAACACGCGCTGGCCGAGCAGTTCGGCGTGAACCGGCACACCATCCGCCGCTCGCTCGCCAGCCTGTGCAGCCAGGGGCTGGTGCGCATCACGCAGGGCAGCGGCACCTATGTGGAAGACTTTGCGGTGGACCTGGTGCTGGGCAAGCGAACGCGCCATCAGCAGGGCCTGGCGCAGGCGGGACTGCGCGGCAGCCTGGTGGTGCTGCAGGCCCAGACCACGCGCGCCACGGTGGCGCTGGCCAAGGCGTTGCAGGTGCCCGCGCGCAGCCCGCTGCTGGCGCTGCGCGTGCGGGGCGACGCCGAGGGCCAGCCCCTGCACATCAGCGAGCGCTACTTTCCCCTGCCGCGCTTCGAGAACCTGGCGGCCGTGGTGCGCGAGACAGGCTCCATCACCGCAGGCTTCACCGCCCATGGCGTGGCCGACTACACGCGCCGCGAAAGCCGCATCACCGCCGAGCTGCCCAGCCCCGAAGTGGCCGCCCAGCTGCGCCAGCCCACGTCACGCCCCGTGCTGCAGGTGGAGAGCCTGAACGTGGACCTGGCAGGCACACCCATCGAATGGGCCCGTGCCTGGTTTGCGGGCGACCGCGTGAAACTGACGATTGACCACAATGAACACGCCTGA
- a CDS encoding alpha-D-ribose 1-methylphosphonate 5-phosphate C-P-lyase PhnJ, whose amino-acid sequence MNAPMESAVMGLPADAAPVDGHFNFAYLDERTKRMIRRAILKAVAIPGYQVPFGSREMPLPYGWGTGGIQVTASIIGPQDCLKVIDQGSDDTVNAVNIRRFFERTTAVATTTRTREATLIQTRHRIPETPLAEGQVIVYQVPVPEPMQRLEPRETETRTLHGLAEYGLMHVKLYEDIARYGRIATTYDYPVLVNGRYVMAPSPIPKFDNPKMHMNPALQLFGAGREKRIYAVPPYTPVESLGFEDHPFEVQRWDAACALCGATDSFLDEVITDDQGGRMHVCSDSDYCQERQAERVQQAESAVEQGGAA is encoded by the coding sequence ATGAACGCGCCCATGGAATCCGCTGTGATGGGCCTGCCCGCCGACGCCGCGCCGGTGGACGGCCACTTCAACTTTGCCTACCTGGACGAGCGCACCAAGCGCATGATCCGCCGCGCCATCCTCAAGGCCGTGGCCATCCCCGGCTACCAGGTGCCTTTTGGCTCGCGCGAGATGCCGCTGCCCTATGGCTGGGGCACGGGCGGCATCCAGGTCACCGCGTCCATCATCGGCCCGCAGGACTGCCTCAAGGTCATCGACCAGGGTTCGGACGACACGGTCAACGCGGTCAACATCCGCCGCTTCTTCGAGCGCACCACAGCCGTGGCCACCACCACCCGCACGCGGGAGGCCACGCTGATCCAGACGCGCCACCGCATCCCCGAGACGCCGCTGGCCGAAGGCCAGGTCATCGTCTACCAGGTGCCCGTGCCCGAGCCCATGCAGCGCCTGGAGCCGCGCGAGACCGAAACGCGCACCCTGCACGGCCTGGCCGAGTACGGGCTCATGCACGTCAAGCTCTACGAAGACATTGCGCGCTACGGCCGTATCGCCACCACGTACGACTACCCGGTGCTGGTCAACGGCCGGTACGTGATGGCGCCATCGCCCATCCCCAAGTTCGACAACCCCAAGATGCACATGAACCCCGCGCTGCAGCTGTTTGGCGCGGGCCGCGAGAAACGCATCTACGCCGTGCCGCCCTACACGCCGGTGGAGAGTCTGGGGTTTGAGGACCACCCCTTTGAAGTGCAGCGCTGGGACGCCGCGTGCGCGCTGTGCGGCGCCACCGACAGCTTTCTGGACGAGGTCATCACCGACGACCAGGGTGGCCGCATGCATGTGTGTTCCGACTCGGACTACTGCCAGGAGCGCCAGGCAGAGCGGGTGCAGCAGGCCGAATCGGCGGTGGAACAAGGCGGCGCCGCATGA
- a CDS encoding phosphonate degradation HD-domain oxygenase, giving the protein MALSLEDIAHLLATRGVNQYGREAVSQLEHALQCAQWAEKSGETPATVAAALLHDLGHLLAPGGDTAEQDDLHQYMSLPFLRGLLPDAVLEPIRLHVDAKRYLCTMEPGYWETLSPASQHSLVLQGGPFTPKEAMQFAAQPFAQEAIRLRRYDDHAKVPGLATQPLRYYMAGLERLALVPEAALVH; this is encoded by the coding sequence ATGGCATTGAGCCTGGAAGACATTGCCCACCTGCTCGCCACCCGGGGCGTGAATCAATATGGCCGCGAGGCGGTCAGCCAGCTGGAGCATGCCTTGCAGTGCGCGCAGTGGGCCGAAAAGTCGGGCGAGACCCCCGCGACGGTCGCAGCGGCTTTGCTGCACGACCTGGGCCACCTGCTGGCACCCGGGGGCGACACGGCCGAGCAGGACGACCTGCACCAGTACATGTCCCTCCCGTTCCTGCGGGGCCTGCTGCCCGACGCGGTGCTGGAGCCCATCCGCCTGCATGTGGATGCCAAGCGCTACCTGTGCACCATGGAGCCGGGGTACTGGGAGACGCTGTCACCCGCATCGCAGCACAGCCTGGTGCTGCAGGGCGGGCCCTTCACGCCCAAAGAGGCGATGCAGTTTGCGGCGCAGCCCTTTGCACAGGAGGCCATCCGCCTGCGCCGGTATGACGATCATGCCAAGGTGCCGGGGCTCGCCACCCAGCCGCTTCGCTACTACATGGCCGGGTTGGAGCGGCTGGCCCTCGTTCCCGAGGCGGCCTTGGTGCATTGA